The genomic window CGCGTCGACGCGGCCGCCGTCGAGGATCTCGCCGCCGACGTCTTCGCCATCGCCTGGCGCAAGCGCGCCTCGGTCGCCCCCGGCGAGGAGCTGCCCTGGCTGTACCGCATCGCCTCCTACGTCGTCGCGAACCACCGCCGCCGGCTCGCCACGCGCGCCTCGCTCGCGCACCTGCTCATCGCCCCCGACTCGGCTCCCGCCGCCGACGCCTTCGTCGACGACGGGGACCCGGCGCTCGCCGCGGCCTGGGCGGCCCTGCGCCCCCGCGACCGCGAGGTGCTCGCCCTGGCGGTGCTCGAGGGGATGCCCGTGGCCGAGATCGCGGTGGCCGCCGGATCCACGCCCAACGCCGTCAGCATCCGCCTGCACCGGGCGAAGAAGGCGCTCGCGGCGGCCCTCGAGCGGGAGCGCACGGCCGAGTAGCGCGCGGCCCGCGCCGGGCATCCCGCATCGAATCCAGCAGATCGTGAAAGATCGCATCCGCCCGGGACGTTCCCCTGTCATGACCGAGCACGACGACACCCCCCGCCCCGACCTCGACGCCCGCCTGCGCCGCTCGCTCGACCGCGCGGACGACGCCCCGGCCCTGCCGGCCTCCGTGGTCGAGGGCGCCCCCGACCGCCGCGCACCCCGCCTCGTCAACCGCGGGCGCGTCGCGCAGGCCTCCGGCGGCGCCGTGCTCGCGCTGGCCGGGGCCACCGCCATCGCTCTCGTCGTCGTGCCCGCGACCCTGCCCGGCACCCCGGACGCGCCGCTGTTCACCGTCGCCGGCGGGGGAGCGGCGGGCCCCGAGGCGGCGACGCTCGGCACAGCCGACGAGTCCCGTATCGCCCAGTGGATCGAGTACACCTACCTCGCCGGCCCCGGCCTCGGCACGGATGCGGGCAGCGGCCGCGCCTACGCCCTCGAGCGCCCCGACTCGGCGGAGCAGTCGCTGCGCGGGATCGCGGCGGTCGTCGGTATCGAGGGCGAGCCGACCGACTCCTCCTACTCCGACCCGACCTACCCGACGCTCCTCATCGGCACGGAGGACGGGTCAGGGCCCTCGCTCGTGCTCGGCGACCACGGAACCGGCGCGTGGTGGTACTCCGACCCGAGCGCGAACCCCGTCTTCGCTCCCGACGAGGCGAACCCGCAGCCCGCCGGCGCCGTCCCCTCCGAGGAGGAGGCCCGCGCCGATGCGCTCGAGATCTTCGAGGCGACCGGGCTCGACCTCGACGCCGACGACATCCGCGTGCAGGCCGACGAGTGGCAGGTGACGGCCTCGGCCTCGCTCGAGGTCGGCGGCGTGCGCACCGCCGTGGAGTGGGCGGCATCGTGGTCGTCGACGGGCGAGCTGGCGTGGGCATCCGGCCACACGGCGCAGCTCGTCGACCGCGGCGAGTACGGCACCGTCTCGGCCGTCGACGCCGTCGACCGCCTGGCCGACGGCCGCTGGTTCGGCTCGGGCGGCCCCGACTACCAGGGCGGGGTGAGCATCCTGGCCGATGGCGCCGCGCGCGCCGAGTCGGGTGTCGCCGTCGTGCCCATCGATCCGGATGCTCCCGTCTCGTCGCCCGTCGACCCGAGCGCCCCGGCCGAGCCCACCGAGATTCCGTCGACCGGTGCCGAGCCCGACCCGGCTCCCTCTGCCATCCCCGACAACGAGCCGCAGCCGAAGCCCGACATGACCGTCGAGCCGCTGCCCGGCACCGAGCCAGCCCCCGTTCCCCTGCCCGAGCCGGAGCCCACGATCGAGCCCCTGCCCGAGCCGATGCCCGAGCCGAGCCCCGAGCAGGTCACGGTGACGCTCGAGGAGGCGGAGGCGACGATGCTGCTGGTGTGGGATGCCCAGGGCGACGCCTGGCTCGTGCCCGGCTACGCGTTCCTCCAGCCCGAGGGCTGGTACACCACGGTCATCTCGCTCCAGGAGGGCGTCATCGCCCTGCCCGAGCCGGTCGAGATCGAGCTGTTCCGAGAGGAGTATGCTCGCGCGGCATGGTCAGGAG from Microcella daejeonensis includes these protein-coding regions:
- a CDS encoding RNA polymerase sigma factor, yielding MTEQRDEARAFAEAYTRCLPAVSGYLRRRVDAAAVEDLAADVFAIAWRKRASVAPGEELPWLYRIASYVVANHRRRLATRASLAHLLIAPDSAPAADAFVDDGDPALAAAWAALRPRDREVLALAVLEGMPVAEIAVAAGSTPNAVSIRLHRAKKALAAALERERTAE